In Leuconostoc kimchii IMSNU 11154, the DNA window TGGTCGTGTGACACCAGACGGGGATGTTATACCTTGGCGATTTTCAACAAAAAATGATGCACAAAAGGATATGACGCAATATCATGAGAGTGCGGTTGCCAATGAAAAACACCAAACACGTACGCAGGCACCAGGGAAATTACTTGATCTGGCAGGCTTAGCTGCTATTTTGGCGCCACGTGGTTTTTCGGCCAAAGAGGTTTTGAGCACGTATCAAAAAATGTACGAGGCACAAGTTGTGTCATATCCGCGTACAGAAGATAAAACTGTGACGCCAGAACAATTTAACGAGTTGCTACCTAAAATTGACCAAATTGCACAGCTTGTTCAGGTTGATACGCGTTTGTTAACGCATCGTCAACCGCGTCCAACACACGTTAAAAAACAAGGTGCCCATGGGGCCAACCGGCCTGGCGAAAATATACCAACCAGCTTGACGAGTCTGACTAAATTTGGGCCAAGCGCGCAAGCCATTTATGATATTTTAGCAAAAAACTATTTAGCGATGCTCGCTGAAGATTATGTTTATGATCATGTGACAGCTGATTTACAAGATTACCCACGATTTAAAACAGCTTTTAATATACCAATCGAAATGAATTTTAAAGCGGTTTACGATTCTCAACGAGCGGTTAAGGTTGAAGACGAGGTTGAAGATGATAATTCAGGACAGTTAGGGCCAAACGCACAACCCTATTTGTATGAAGGGGCGAACAAAAAACCACAAACGCCGACCACTAAATGGATCATGGCATTCCTAGAAAAGCACCATGTGGGTACTGGTGCAACTCGTGTGTCCACGTTATCTGACATGAGTCGTGGTACAAAGTCTATGATCAAAGAAACACGTGGCAAACTTATGCTAACTGAGACAGGGAATGTCTCGGCGGTAATGGTGAAAGATACATGGATTGCGTCACCCAAAATTACCAAACGTTTATTTGAGATGATGGACCAGGTCGGCCAATTTGAAATTACAATGCCTAAATTACTGGATTCAATCACACAGGTTGTTGAACATGATATGCCAATTATGTTGTCAAATGCTGACGAACTTGAATTATTATTAGGTAAGCCAAAACCTGCACTAAAAAGACCAGTTACTGAAAAAATAACGGGCGTATTTAAAGGTGAAGAAATTACCTTTGCCAAGTCATGGAGCGGGCATAGTTTTACAGATGATGAGTTAACCAAACTATTGAATGGGGATGAAATCAGTTTTGATGCGAAGTCAAAACGGGGAAAATCATATACTGCAATAGGCAAAATGGCAAAACAAACGTTTAAGGGTCGTACTTTTTACGGTTTTAAGTTGAATCCAAAGTGATGAAGTATCTAATATACATGGTATAACAGTTAAAGTAGTCAATTGTCATGTGAAAATGATGCCAATTAAAAATAGGTTAGCGTGCTTATCTGCACATTAACCTATTTTTTGACGTAATTTTAAAATTTAAACTGCCATTGTGTTTGCTTCCAGGCAGCTTCCCAGAAACGCCACTCCATTTCTAAACTTTTCAAAAATGTTTGAGCGACATGTTCTTTTTGGTTATCATTGAATTGAGAAACAGCACGTTCTAAGGCGTCAAAACGCCAAGCATTATAATCAACACCATCATCTGTTTGTGGCGCATAGATTTCAATCCATTCTTTCAATGGGTTGGCATCATTGTTTGCTCCTTGGGCAACGAGTTCACTACCAATAACGCCATAACTCCAAGCGCAGGGTAACAAAGTGGCAATCGCATCGGCGTATGTACCATGATATGCGGATGTGTACATATGGTCTGTATAAAGTTGTGTTTCGGGACTGCGACGCCAGTTTTCAACGTGATGACCAGTGATAGTTAACATCACTTCGTGTGCTTTTGATTCATTACTGACAAATTGCGCGGTTTCTAGGAGACGTGCGATATCATCTGAATGACTCGTTTTTGTGACTGTTAGTGCGGTAACTTGCAAATAGTCTTTTAAATAGTGTTCATCTTGTTCAACGTAATAGTTTAAAACATCATTGGGGACCTCACCTTTAGCGATTGCTTGTACAAATGGGTGAATCATAATTGCATCCATTATTGGTTGAGCGCGCGTAAGTAGGTCTTGTGAAAAAGTCATAAAAAATCCTTTCAGTACCAGTGTGGTAATAGTAATAATTGAAATGCAATTAAAATGATAACGAGTAAGAACCAATCACGTCGCTTAATAGTAACGACTTGAAGGTGCGTACGTGTTGCACCTTCAGTAAAACCATGACTAACCATGCCTTCAGCTAGATTTTGAGACCAACGAATAGCCGCTAAAATAGCTTTAAAATAGAGCTGTGGTTGCCAAATATGAAGGGTTTGACCACGCATTTGAGAAGCGACTCTAATGGTCTTCATTTCTTGGCTAACAGCAGGCATGAAATTTAAAACACCAACTAATGCATAAACAAATGTTGCGCTCAGTTTGGCTTTTTGTTCAAGTGTTGCTAGGAAAACATCACGTTCATCATTAAGCTTTAAAGTGAATAAACCACCTAGCCATAGATAGGCGAAAACACGTGATAACATGACCCAAGCCATGTGTTGATGGTCACCAGTACCAAAGTACATCAATGAAAACCAAGAACCGAGTCCTGGGAGTAACGGTAATATCAATAACCATAGCCATTGACGCCAATTGAGCTTTAAAAATAGGTATAGAAAGGCACTGACACCAATAACAATTAGATTGAGTGTCACACTTTTTATGAAAGTCAGCTCTAAAGCAATAACCATAATTGTGGCAAATTTTATGAGTGGATTCATGATGCACCGCCGATGTAATTTAATGATTGATTGTCAAATTGCAGATGGTAATCAAACCAATTAGTGACTGCATGTAATTGATGACTAATCATGATGACCGTTTGATGTTGACGTGTGGTAAAGTCAGCGATGATATTGAGCAAATGTTGCTGCGATACGCTGTCAAGTCCAGCTAATGGCTCATCAAACAATAACGTTGGGGTACCTGTCATTAACATGAGCAATACTTGTAGCTTTTTCTGTTGGCCACCAGATAATTGATAAACAATGTGGTCACGAAGATCATTGAGATTTAACTGTGTTAACACTTGTGTCAGTTGATCATTATGCCAAATTTCAGGGAAGCGGCTTAATGATTGCGCTTGTTCTAATTCTTCGCGCACGGTCATGGCGACGAATTGTTGTTCAGCATTTTGAAAAACGAGTGCAACGTCTTGTACATGCCTAGCTATTTTACGCTTTGCAATATTTTCTTGCTGGTAAGTAATCGTACCACCGTAAAGGTATAATTTAACCAAAGCAGATAGTAGGGTTGATTTACCAACGCCGTTTGGTCCAGTGATAAGGATTCTTTTGCCTTTTGGAAATAAACGTGTCGTGCGAGATAACAGTGTCCGCTGACCACTTTCAAGTGTGACAGATTCAAGTGTCAGAATGCCTTTTTTTTCAGTAGGCAAAGACGTATGAAGCACGGGTTGGTTTGGTAATTTTGTCAAAATCTGTTGTCGCTCGTCTGGCAATGCATGATGTAAGCGACCAGCTGTCATAACAAAGATATCATCAATGGCATCAGCATAACCACTCCAATCGTGATCTGTGATTAAAATTGTTTTACCTTGACGTTGGTAGGATTTGATGACATCAATCAGTTGTAATCTTGCTGTGGGATCGACGTTTGCAAACGGTTCATCTAGCAATAAATATTCACTGTCTGCGGCTAAAACGGTAGCCAGTGCAACTTTTTGCTTTTCACCACCAGATAAATGTAATAAATCGTGATGCATAAAAGCTGTCATACCGACACTGTCTAGTGCATTTAGGATACGTTGTTCAATTTCTTCAGGTTTAACCTGTAAATTTTCAAGGCTAAATCGTAGTTCTTCAAAGGGTGTTTTCATGACAAATTGGCGTGCAGGATTTTGAAAAAGATAGCCAATGTGTGCAACACGCTGATAAGGTACAATGTCATGAACATCATAATTATCTAGCGTTAAGTTACCAGTTAATGACCCATCACTAAATGTTGGGTACAAACCAGATAGTAATTTAAGTAATGTCGATTTACCGCTACCGCTTGGACCGACAAGCAAGCTGAAACTGTTAGGTCGCAATTTAAGTGAAATATCGGTTAACACTGGTGTTTCGCGATAAGCAAAATTCACATGGTCAACCACTAACTCAGTCACGATGCAAAACACCAGCCTTTTCAATCAGTTTCTGAATGGCAACAACTAACACACCACCAAAGAATAGAAGTGAAACAAAGCGTGTTAAGAATAAGGCAATTAGAAGACCAATGTGATAAGAACCGTAGCCATCACGGACAGCAGACCAGATAAATGTCACAATTGTACCTGTGATTGCTGAGGCAAAAATACCACGCCATCCCCAGTTTTTGTAGCCCAAGACAGCAAATCCTGCTTCACTACCGATACCTTGAACAAGACCAGATAGCAAAGTTGCGACACCCCATTGGCCACCAAGTAACATTTCAACAGCAGCAGCGAAAACTTCACCTAAGACACCAGCACCAGCTTGGCGGATCAAAATGCTGGCCAGTGGTGCAGCCATCATCCAACCACCTAGTAGTAGTTCATTTGCAAATGGTGCTAAGCCCAAGGGCGTTAGGGCAGCTGATAATAAATTATAGATTGGACCAAGAACCCAAAAGATAAATCCAATAAAAACAGCGACGAATGCCAGTAGCAACACGTCACGAAGTGCCCAACGCGTTGATTTTGACTTTGAAATAGTTTGCATAGTATTATGCCTCCAAGAATTTTTTTGTAGTTGTTATTTTATGTCTGGTATACAAAATGGTTTAAAATTGAAATCATCCTCTTGAGATGTTTTCTAGGCAAATAAAAAACTCTTGGTTCATTTATGAGCCAAGAGTTTGCCTAGTACAACATCAAAAAAGCAATTCTCCCTTCGCTGGTATTAGCCAGATCAGGTTCAATGGGTGTTTCTCAGCCACGCGGCACCCCAGATTGTTAATATTAAACTACAGGTTAAATTTAACATATATTTTATATTAATGCAACTATGTTAACATGAAGTATAGTCAATTGTGATGCTAAAAAAGAAAGAGGTGTATCATGCGACACGTTGTTTTTTATGGCGCAATCAGTTTGGATGGTTTTTTATCCGATGAAAACGATGATTTGCAGTGGTTGTTCGACACGAACTTAAATAATCAGTCAACTTATGAAGCGTTCGAAAAAACAGTTGGCACATTTGTCATGGGTCGAAAAACTTTTGACATGACCAAACAACTTATGGGTGACGAAATACTTTATGAAGGCAAAGAAAAAGTTGTTTTTTCACGGGGCCAGCATGAGAATATAAAAGATGTCACCTATGTTTCAGGAGATATTGTAAAGATTATTAAAGGTTATCAACAACAATCTGGTGGTAACATATGGATTATTGGTGGTGGTGGCATTTTAAAACCATTACTTGAAGCGCATATGGTTGATGAGTTATGGGTACAAATTGTGCCGGTATTACTCGGACGAGGAAAGCGATTGTTTGAACCAGGTGACTACCGCTATCGCCTGCAAACAATTGGCACGACTCAATTAGGTGAAATGACAGAAATACATTTCAAACGAGTGGATGAATCGTTTAGCTCACTTCCTACTTGATACTATCTCAGTACGCAGAATACCATATTTGATAGAGTCGTAATAGTGACCTTGCCAATAGCGTACTTGTCGTATAGTACCTTCATGTACAAAACCTGCTTTTTTACTTACACGTACCATTCCGGCGTTACCAGACCATGTTGTGAGACCAATATGTGGCAGTTGGTCATGTTGTGCGAAAAGATCTAATATCCAAATTTTTATCGCACTGGTGGCAATACTTTTACCCCAATCACTTTTTTGATAAATAATGATACCAATTTCTAACCAATGTTGCAGGTTCCCATCAGCCCAATGTGCAGAAACCTCACCGACAATCCGATGGTTAAAATAAATTAAGCGATGATGCGTACTATTAATTAAATGGTACGCTTTTTGTTGAAATTCATGCCATGTTGGGATAGGGTCACGAAAATAGGGACCATTGAAGGCCATCCAAGTGCGATCAGCTAATCTGCCATATTCAATATCATAAACGTGTTGCATTGCTTCCTGTGAAAAAGGTTCAAGGGTAATATTCATATATTTTCCTCCTAATAAAGATTATTATACGCGTACACCATCAAAAAAAGGAAACAAAAAAAGCGATCAATTTGATCGCTCAGCTATTGCCCCTGCTGGATTCGAACCAGCGCGTAGTGGCACCAGAAGCCACCGCCTTACCGCTTGGCCAAGGGGCAATTACTCTAACTATTTTACAGAATTTTTGTGACTTTTGCAAGTGAAAAAACAACCTTTGTCAAATATTGCTTTTTTGGATATACTAGGTAAAACGGTAGGGGGAAAAAATATGCAATATGCAACTTATGAAAATACAGTTGAAAAGTTAAAACAGCACCACATTAGCTTGCATGACATCGCAATCATTGGATATGATAGCGAACAATCTTATATACCAGGCCTAACCATCGAACAGGTTGAAGAAGCAGTTATCAGTATCTTGCATAAGCGCGTGGTGCAACATCAGATATGGGTTGCCTTGGAATTAGATCGTTTGGCCGAAGCCCATTTACTAGAGTCGCCATTACAAGACTTGGTTGAAAATGATGATACGTTATTTGGTGTTGATGAGACATTAGGGACAGCTATTGCAATGTCTTTTGATACGATTGGCGTCACAAATTATGGTTATATTGACAAGATAAAGGTCGGGTTAGTTGGTGAATTAGATCGTAAGGGAAAGACAACGGAAGCTGTGACAACCTTTGCAGATGACATTGTCGGTGCGTTAGCAGCAGCAGCGGCATCTAAAGTGGCTCATAAATTTGCCGCCGGTACAGGACAAAAAGATTAAATTTGCAAAATCGGTCTATACCAATTATAATGAGGTTAAGAATAAATAGGAGGAAAGGCAGATGGGTTATAGCACAAATAACCCCATTTGCTATCATCTATATCATGGCTAAATTATTGCAGCATATTGATCTTTACACAGGTTCAAAACATTTGACAGATGCGTATCTACGATTCACAGATGTGATTCATGATGTTGGCTACATGACTGACTTTACACCACAAAATGATGATGAATTGGTTGTAGAAGCAACTGGGAAGTTGGTCGTACCTGGTTTTATTGATGTTCATAAACATGGTGGGTATGGTCTGGATACCATGGACGGCGATGTTGAAAAGCTTGATGATATGGTCAATAAAATGGTTACCGAAGGTATCACCTCACTATTTCCAACAACGATGACGCAATCACCTGAAAATATCGAACGTGCATTATTAACAATTGATGAAGTTGCTAAAATAAATCCTGTTATTCAAGGCATTCACTTAGAGGGTCCCTTCATTAATAAAGTCTTTATGGGTGCCCAACCAGAAGAATACATTATTGACCCCAATACGGCATTGCTTAAAAAATGGTATGAATTGTCTGGTAAACGCATTAGACTGGTGACTTATGCACCAGAAAATGGTGGGATACCAGATTTTGAAGAATTTATGCTAAAGCATCACATTATACCTTCAATTGGTCACTCTAATGCCACACGTGCGCAATTATTGCATTCACGGGCAACACATATAACCCATTTGTATAATGCACAAAGACCATTACACCATCGCGAACCTGGTGTCACTGGACATGGTATGATAGAAGAATCAATAACAGGTGAGCTAATCGCTGATGGTTTTCATATTGTGCCTGATATGCTTGAAATTGCTTTTCGTTTGAAGGGTGCACATCGACTAGAACTCGTAACAGATTCGATGCGTGCTGAAGGATTAGGAAACGGTATATCAGAGCTAGGTGGCCAAAAAGTGGTAGTCCAAGATAAACAGGCACGTCTCGAAAATGGTCATTTAGCCGGTTCCGTATTGGCCTATGATGATGCGTTTCGTCATATACAACAGTTTACGTCTGCTGATATTAACGATGCCGTACAAATGAGTTCAGTTAACCAAGCACGTGAGTTTGGTTTAACTCAAAAAGGCGACCTATCTTTTGGAAAGGACGCAGATTTTAATATTTTTAACAAGGAAGATATGCAATTACAGGCAACCTATTCATTGGGTCGCCGATTTGCTCGGGAAAATTTATGACAAAACCTGTCACACCACGTTATATTCAAATTCACAATCAAATTAAAGCACGTATTGAAGCGGGTGAATGGGTTGCACAAAAACGGTTACCTGCTGAACGCGAATTATCGGAAACTTTTAATGTCTCACGGATGACTTTGCGGCAAGCCATTCAAACATTGGTGGATGAAGGCTTGTTAGAACGAAGAGTTGGATCTGGTACGTACGTTGCAGAGAAAAAAGTCTCCGAACGTGCATTAGGCATGACAAGCTTCACCGAATTAATGGCAGCCACAGGACGTGTGGCGAAAACGCAAACCATCAGCTATAAATTAACGTCGCCTTCTGCTTCTGAAGTCTCACGGTTACAATTATCAGAGGGTGAAGAGGTATTGGTTATGGAACGTTTAAGAATGGGGGACAATGAACCTATTTTATTAGAACGGACAACGTTACCAGTATCTCTTATTCACAATTTTTCACGTCGCGATTTAACAGAGTCTTTGTATGTCACATTAGAAGATGCAGGCATTCAACCAGGACGTGCTGAACAAACGATTTCAGCAACTTTGGCGAATGAACGTCTGTCAGAATTGTTACAAATTAAACGTGGCGATGCTATTTTGAATGTGCGCCAAGTATCCTTCGATCAAAATGAGCGACCTTTTGAATATGTGCGTTCATATTATGTTGGCGAACGTTTTGAGTTTACATTAGCACGGTGAATCATTTTGTTGAAATATATGGAAAATAAAGTTTTTTTGATAGGAATAATTATCATTTTTTTAGGTCAATTTTTTGCTATACCTAAAGTGTTAGAGTTATGCTTGATTGCCATTCTGATGGTATTAATTTTGGTAATACGCTTGTACATGAAAAATAAAAAACGAAGCATGCGTTGATGCTTCGTTTTTTATTTGATTTATGACGATACAACTAGTTATTTGTGGCTCAACTTTTTTGCTAAATAATCACCAATCAGTTGAACAGCAAGCACGAAGATCAAAACGAGTAATGTTGCCACAAGTGTTGTATCCGTGGCAAAACGATTATAACCATAGGCAATTGCCATGTTACCTAATCCACCGGCACCTATAGCACCAGCCATAGCTGTTAAGCCAATGAGACTAATCAAAGTTACTGTTGAAACGCGAGCGATTTCAGAACGTCCTTCACGTAAGTAAACACCAAAAACAATATCCCAAAATGAAGCACCGACAGCTTGTGCTGCTTCAACAATACCACTATCAACCTCTGATAAGGCAACTTGTATTTGACGAGCGTAAAATGGGAAAACACCAAGAGCTAAGGGAACTAAAGCAGCAGTTGTACCAATTTGTGTGCCCACAACCAGTTTAGTGAAAGGGGCAATGAACGCTAAGAGAATGATAAATGGGACAGCACGGAAAATTGAAACGATCTTATCAAAAATCCAGAATGTCCATTTATTGGGGGCAATGCCATTTGGTGCTGTGATAATCAACCCAATACCAAAAATTAAGCCGAGTAGGCCACCAAAAATAGCCGACCAAAAAGTCATATAAAGTGTTTGTACGATTGAAGTCCACCAGCCGGTGTCACCAGTCCAACCTTGATAAACAACGTTTGGAAATGTATCTGAAAACCATTGTGTCATAATTATTTACCGCCTTTTAATATTTCAATTTCAACATGATGATCGGCTAAAGTAGATATGGCTGCTTTAATTTGATCGTCTGTACCTGATAAAATGACTAGTAATGCGCCAACAGGTGTGTTTTGCAAAATTTCAACATTACCATATAAGATATTGGCTGTGACCTGGAAGTCACGAAATAGACTAGCAATCAAGGGCTCATCAGTGGTATCACCAACATATGATAGGCGAATAAACAACTCATTTTCATGAAGATTTTTTACCAATGGTTGGGCTGAAATGGTTGCAATGGCTTTATCAATATTGGTTGCTGTTTCGATGAATTCCTTTGTTAATTGTTGTGTTGGTTTGGCAAAGATTTCAAGCAGTGAGCCACGCTCAATAATTTCACCATCTTGCATGACAGCAACTTTGTTAGCAATCTCTTTGACAGCTTGCATTTCATGCGTAATTAGGACGATCGTCAACCCAAGTTCTTCATTTAGCTTTTTTAATAGGCTGAGAATTTGGTTAGTTGTTTTGGGATCTAAAGCTGAAGTGGCTTCATCAGAAATTAAAATTTCA includes these proteins:
- a CDS encoding DNA topoisomerase: MPNYLILTEKPSAAANFVKALGGKTGTFNNFTYKITNLRGHVMTLKDPEEMVAEDLKKQYKSWLVKHLPWDLNDFSWERTYIRQRNMRTGKTESTKKIIDELKKEAKTGYDAIVIATDTDPSGEGELLAWEALDAIKWRGQVLRANFMDESATGVKTAMMNLRDVSDKQQDGEYIKGESRNRWDFASMQLTRIATTAAKKQGFKVVAREGRLKSVIVWQIYAQLLAIKNYVKKPYFEVKFKDPAGHIFGRVTPDGDVIPWRFSTKNDAQKDMTQYHESAVANEKHQTRTQAPGKLLDLAGLAAILAPRGFSAKEVLSTYQKMYEAQVVSYPRTEDKTVTPEQFNELLPKIDQIAQLVQVDTRLLTHRQPRPTHVKKQGAHGANRPGENIPTSLTSLTKFGPSAQAIYDILAKNYLAMLAEDYVYDHVTADLQDYPRFKTAFNIPIEMNFKAVYDSQRAVKVEDEVEDDNSGQLGPNAQPYLYEGANKKPQTPTTKWIMAFLEKHHVGTGATRVSTLSDMSRGTKSMIKETRGKLMLTETGNVSAVMVKDTWIASPKITKRLFEMMDQVGQFEITMPKLLDSITQVVEHDMPIMLSNADELELLLGKPKPALKRPVTEKITGVFKGEEITFAKSWSGHSFTDDELTKLLNGDEISFDAKSKRGKSYTAIGKMAKQTFKGRTFYGFKLNPK
- the tenA gene encoding thiaminase II, which translates into the protein MTFSQDLLTRAQPIMDAIMIHPFVQAIAKGEVPNDVLNYYVEQDEHYLKDYLQVTALTVTKTSHSDDIARLLETAQFVSNESKAHEVMLTITGHHVENWRRSPETQLYTDHMYTSAYHGTYADAIATLLPCAWSYGVIGSELVAQGANNDANPLKEWIEIYAPQTDDGVDYNAWRFDALERAVSQFNDNQKEHVAQTFLKSLEMEWRFWEAAWKQTQWQFKF
- a CDS encoding energy-coupling factor transporter transmembrane component T family protein, translated to MNPLIKFATIMVIALELTFIKSVTLNLIVIGVSAFLYLFLKLNWRQWLWLLILPLLPGLGSWFSLMYFGTGDHQHMAWVMLSRVFAYLWLGGLFTLKLNDERDVFLATLEQKAKLSATFVYALVGVLNFMPAVSQEMKTIRVASQMRGQTLHIWQPQLYFKAILAAIRWSQNLAEGMVSHGFTEGATRTHLQVVTIKRRDWFLLVIILIAFQLLLLPHWY
- a CDS encoding ABC transporter ATP-binding protein; amino-acid sequence: MTELVVDHVNFAYRETPVLTDISLKLRPNSFSLLVGPSGSGKSTLLKLLSGLYPTFSDGSLTGNLTLDNYDVHDIVPYQRVAHIGYLFQNPARQFVMKTPFEELRFSLENLQVKPEEIEQRILNALDSVGMTAFMHHDLLHLSGGEKQKVALATVLAADSEYLLLDEPFANVDPTARLQLIDVIKSYQRQGKTILITDHDWSGYADAIDDIFVMTAGRLHHALPDERQQILTKLPNQPVLHTSLPTEKKGILTLESVTLESGQRTLLSRTTRLFPKGKRILITGPNGVGKSTLLSALVKLYLYGGTITYQQENIAKRKIARHVQDVALVFQNAEQQFVAMTVREELEQAQSLSRFPEIWHNDQLTQVLTQLNLNDLRDHIVYQLSGGQQKKLQVLLMLMTGTPTLLFDEPLAGLDSVSQQHLLNIIADFTTRQHQTVIMISHQLHAVTNWFDYHLQFDNQSLNYIGGAS
- a CDS encoding ECF transporter S component, with product MQTISKSKSTRWALRDVLLLAFVAVFIGFIFWVLGPIYNLLSAALTPLGLAPFANELLLGGWMMAAPLASILIRQAGAGVLGEVFAAAVEMLLGGQWGVATLLSGLVQGIGSEAGFAVLGYKNWGWRGIFASAITGTIVTFIWSAVRDGYGSYHIGLLIALFLTRFVSLLFFGGVLVVAIQKLIEKAGVLHRD
- a CDS encoding dihydrofolate reductase family protein; this translates as MRHVVFYGAISLDGFLSDENDDLQWLFDTNLNNQSTYEAFEKTVGTFVMGRKTFDMTKQLMGDEILYEGKEKVVFSRGQHENIKDVTYVSGDIVKIIKGYQQQSGGNIWIIGGGGILKPLLEAHMVDELWVQIVPVLLGRGKRLFEPGDYRYRLQTIGTTQLGEMTEIHFKRVDESFSSLPT
- a CDS encoding GNAT family N-acetyltransferase encodes the protein MNITLEPFSQEAMQHVYDIEYGRLADRTWMAFNGPYFRDPIPTWHEFQQKAYHLINSTHHRLIYFNHRIVGEVSAHWADGNLQHWLEIGIIIYQKSDWGKSIATSAIKIWILDLFAQHDQLPHIGLTTWSGNAGMVRVSKKAGFVHEGTIRQVRYWQGHYYDSIKYGILRTEIVSSRK
- a CDS encoding phosphatidylglycerophosphatase A family protein; protein product: MQYATYENTVEKLKQHHISLHDIAIIGYDSEQSYIPGLTIEQVEEAVISILHKRVVQHQIWVALELDRLAEAHLLESPLQDLVENDDTLFGVDETLGTAIAMSFDTIGVTNYGYIDKIKVGLVGELDRKGKTTEAVTTFADDIVGALAAAAASKVAHKFAAGTGQKD
- the nagA gene encoding N-acetylglucosamine-6-phosphate deacetylase, with product MAKLLQHIDLYTGSKHLTDAYLRFTDVIHDVGYMTDFTPQNDDELVVEATGKLVVPGFIDVHKHGGYGLDTMDGDVEKLDDMVNKMVTEGITSLFPTTMTQSPENIERALLTIDEVAKINPVIQGIHLEGPFINKVFMGAQPEEYIIDPNTALLKKWYELSGKRIRLVTYAPENGGIPDFEEFMLKHHIIPSIGHSNATRAQLLHSRATHITHLYNAQRPLHHREPGVTGHGMIEESITGELIADGFHIVPDMLEIAFRLKGAHRLELVTDSMRAEGLGNGISELGGQKVVVQDKQARLENGHLAGSVLAYDDAFRHIQQFTSADINDAVQMSSVNQAREFGLTQKGDLSFGKDADFNIFNKEDMQLQATYSLGRRFARENL
- a CDS encoding GntR family transcriptional regulator yields the protein MTKPVTPRYIQIHNQIKARIEAGEWVAQKRLPAERELSETFNVSRMTLRQAIQTLVDEGLLERRVGSGTYVAEKKVSERALGMTSFTELMAATGRVAKTQTISYKLTSPSASEVSRLQLSEGEEVLVMERLRMGDNEPILLERTTLPVSLIHNFSRRDLTESLYVTLEDAGIQPGRAEQTISATLANERLSELLQIKRGDAILNVRQVSFDQNERPFEYVRSYYVGERFEFTLAR
- a CDS encoding methionine ABC transporter permease, which translates into the protein MTQWFSDTFPNVVYQGWTGDTGWWTSIVQTLYMTFWSAIFGGLLGLIFGIGLIITAPNGIAPNKWTFWIFDKIVSIFRAVPFIILLAFIAPFTKLVVGTQIGTTAALVPLALGVFPFYARQIQVALSEVDSGIVEAAQAVGASFWDIVFGVYLREGRSEIARVSTVTLISLIGLTAMAGAIGAGGLGNMAIAYGYNRFATDTTLVATLLVLIFVLAVQLIGDYLAKKLSHK
- a CDS encoding methionine ABC transporter ATP-binding protein, with the translated sequence MSNPIISLNHIDVTFYQKKRTIEAVKDVSIAINRGDVYGIVGYSGAGKSTLVRVINLLQEPTHGSVVVNDETFFQSDKKANKKTRITTNDLRNRRRKIGMIFQHFNLLNERTVTENVAFALKHSELNAEQKKAKVAELLALVNLSDRAEQYPSQLSGGQKQRVSIARALANDPEILISDEATSALDPKTTNQILSLLKKLNEELGLTIVLITHEMQAVKEIANKVAVMQDGEIIERGSLLEIFAKPTQQLTKEFIETATNIDKAIATISAQPLVKNLHENELFIRLSYVGDTTDEPLIASLFRDFQVTANILYGNVEILQNTPVGALLVILSGTDDQIKAAISTLADHHVEIEILKGGK